The genomic DNA CGACGAACTCGGGCTAGCTGGGGGCAAGATCTGGATGCTCGAGCCCCGGCGTTTGGCCGCCAAAGCGGCCGCCCAGCGGCTCGCGGCAGAGCTGGGCGAACCCCTGGGCCAGGGCGTTGGCTACAGCGTGCGACTGGAAAGCCGCACCTCCGCCGCCACCCGGATTGAGGTTCTCACCAGCGGCCTGTTTCTACGCCGCCTGCAGGCCGATCCCAGCCTCGAGGGGGTGGCCTGCCTGATTTTCGATGAATTCCACGAGCGCGGCGCCGACACCGACCTCGCCCTAGCCCTGGTGCGCCAGGCCAGGGAACTGCTCAACCCTGAGCTGCGGCTGGTGGTGATGTCTGCCACCCTGGATCTGGAGCCCTTAGCCCGCCAGCTGAGTGATGCCCAGAGCTTCAGCAGCGAGGGCCGCAGCCATCCCGTGGCCATCGCCCACCAACTGCCAAGGGAGGGCGAGCGGCTCGATCAACAGGTGCTTCGGGCCCTGGAGCAGGAGTGGCTTGGGGATCGGCAAAGCCACGAAACCGTGCTGATCTTTTTGCCTGGCCAAAGGGAAATCCAGGCCTGTCAACGGGCCATCGAAGCCAGGGATTGGGGGGCGGCGATCGACTGTGTGGCCCTCCACGGCAACCTGCCCCTGGGCGCCCAGAGCCAGGCCATTGCTCCAGCCAAAAGTGCTGCCGGCAAGGTGGTATTGGCCACTTCGATCGCCGAAAGCTCCCTCACCCTGGAGGGCGTGCGCCTGGTGATCGACAGCGGACTCAGCCGTCGCTCCCGCTTTGATCCCGGCACGGGCATGGATGGATTGGTGACGGTGCCGGCCAGCCTGGCCAGCGCTGAGCAGAGGGCAGGCCGGGCGGGGCGGCTGGGGCCAGGCCGCTGCCTGCGGCTATGGAGTCCGGCGGAGCAGGCGCGGCGGCCCAGCTTTGATCCCCCAGAGCTATTGGAGGCCGATCCCCTGCCCCTGGCGTTGCAGCTGGCCGCCTGGGGGGATCCCCTTGGCAGCCAGCTCGACTGGCTGGACCCACCAGCCCCTAGCGCCCTGGCAGAGGCCCGAGGGCTGCTGGGCCAGCTGGGTGCCCTAGACGAGCAGGGCACGCTGCTGGCCCACGGCAAAGGGCTGGCCCAACTGGGGCTCCATCCCCGACTGGCCCACATGCTGCTGATGGCAGCCCCCAGGGGCTGGCTGAATCTGGCCTGTGAGCTGGCGGTTTTGCTCAGTGAGCGAGACCCCCTCAGCCGCGGCGATGCCGGCAGCGACCTCCTACTTCGCCTCGATTGGTTGCGCAGGCAACCTGCCCGCTCTCCCCAACGGCAACTGCAGGAGCAGTGGCAACGCCAGGTGCTGGGCAGCCAGGGGCTGGGCAGGCACGGGCTGGGCAGGCAGGGGGAGCGTCGAGAATCAGGGCAACCAGAACCGGAAGCAGAAGCCGCAACCGCCGCCCTGCTGGTGAGCTGGGCCTATCCCGAGAGGATTGCCTTGGCCAGGCCCGGCAGCCCGGGGCGGTTTTTGATGCGCAGTGGCAAGGGTGCCCTGCTGCACCCCAACGATCCGCTGGTTTCCTGCGAAGCCCTGGCGATTGCCAGCGCCGATGGCCAAGGGCGCGATGCCCGCATCAACCTGGCCCTGCCGATGGATCGCAGCGAAAT from Cyanobium sp. WAJ14-Wanaka includes the following:
- the hrpB gene encoding ATP-dependent helicase HrpB, with translation MASATCASHRGQPLPIDRLLGDLQAALTPGSTLLLQAPPGAGKTTRVPLALRAQLDELGLAGGKIWMLEPRRLAAKAAAQRLAAELGEPLGQGVGYSVRLESRTSAATRIEVLTSGLFLRRLQADPSLEGVACLIFDEFHERGADTDLALALVRQARELLNPELRLVVMSATLDLEPLARQLSDAQSFSSEGRSHPVAIAHQLPREGERLDQQVLRALEQEWLGDRQSHETVLIFLPGQREIQACQRAIEARDWGAAIDCVALHGNLPLGAQSQAIAPAKSAAGKVVLATSIAESSLTLEGVRLVIDSGLSRRSRFDPGTGMDGLVTVPASLASAEQRAGRAGRLGPGRCLRLWSPAEQARRPSFDPPELLEADPLPLALQLAAWGDPLGSQLDWLDPPAPSALAEARGLLGQLGALDEQGTLLAHGKGLAQLGLHPRLAHMLLMAAPRGWLNLACELAVLLSERDPLSRGDAGSDLLLRLDWLRRQPARSPQRQLQEQWQRQVLGSQGLGRHGLGRQGERRESGQPEPEAEAATAALLVSWAYPERIALARPGSPGRFLMRSGKGALLHPNDPLVSCEALAIASADGQGRDARINLALPMDRSEIINLVQAEGLDWGAQASWDEDLGRVRCEETLQLGALVLERRPWKGASGSLVLAALIEGIRGQGLSCLPWSASSRQLQQRLALAHQHLGDAWPDANPEALLANLEHWLAPHLDGYRALTDLAKLNLAEALWGDSDWSLRPQLDQLLPTALTVPSGRRVELNYDSGQPVLAVKLQELFGSKSSPTVLAGQLPVTVHLLTPAGRPAAITQDLAGFWSTSYPAVRKELRGRYPKHPWPEDPSSAVATALTKARQAS